DNA sequence from the Peptoniphilus sp. GNH genome:
AATTGAACTTACAAAGCCCTTGGCTGTGTGGGGGACTTATAATTTTTACAATTCTATATTATAGCTTATTTAGAAATTTTCAGTGGCTTTGGACTCTTGTAATTTCATATGCCCTATATTTTTATTTAGAAAAATTTTCTATAATCTATATTTTGCTAACAAGCATAAGCATCTACTTTCTATCGTTAAAGATAGAGAATCTTATAGATGAGCTTGGAAAGAAAAAGGGCAAGGCTACATCCAAAAAATACTTGATATTTGGACTTTTATTGAATTTTGGAATTTTGTTTGGACTCAAATATTTGGGTCTTATAAATTTGCTAAGTGATTTCAAATTTGATTTCAAATCCATAGCTGCTCCTTTGGGAATATCTTTTTATACTTTTAAGGCTGTGGCCTATCTGGTAGATATCTATAGATCCAAGTACAAGGCCCAGAGGAACTTTTTGAAGTTTGCTTCATTTATTGCTTATTTTCCAGCCTTTTTGCAAGGTCCCATAGATAAATATGATGAGCTTTCTAAGACTCTCTATAATAAAAAGAAGTTCAAGTATGAAAATCTTTTGAGAGGTCTGATTTTGATTATTTTCGGACTTATGAAAAAGACGGTAGTAGCAGATAGGCTAGTGGGACCAGTTGATAACTTAGTAAAAAACTACACATCCTATCAGGGAGCTGTACTTCTTTTTGGCATGTTTGTTTTTGGCATCCAAATATATGCAGATTTTTCTGGGGGCATTGACATGGTGAGAGGATTTTCTAAAATCCTTGGCATTGAGCTTGCTGAAAACTTTAACAGTCCCTATCTTGCCGATTCTGTTGCAGAGTATTGGAGAAGGTGGCATATGAGCTTGGGAGCTTTCATGAGAGAGTATGTATTTTATCCCATGAGTCTTTCGAGGTCATTTACAAAAATAAATAAGAAATCTAGAAAGCTACTTGGAGCCAAGTATGGGAAAATTGTCACACTCTTGATTTCAACTTTGGTTGTCTATTTTCTTATAGGTGCGTGGCATGGAGCAAGAGCCATATCTCTTTTGTTTGGTATTTTCTACGGAGTTGTAATCTCTCTTTCGCTCATCTTAGAGAATTTTAGAAAAATGATGGATAAGAAAATAAAAATACCAGAAAATATCAAGTACGCATTCAAAATCATATGGGTTGTTTTTGTGACTAGCATAGGAAGGTATTTTTCAAAAGCGGATACGCCAGCGCAACTGCGTGATATGCTCTCTTACACAGTCTCTAATTTTTTCGGAAAAGATTTCTTAGCTCATTTCTATCAAGCTATGGGCATGACGAAGATGGGATATCTCATCTTAATAGCGGCAATTATAATTATGTGTTTTGCGGCTTATTACAAGGAAAAGGAAGGCAATTTTTTTGACAAGTTGGAAAGGCTTAGTCCTTTAAACTTTTTTATTTTGATGACATTTGTAATAGGTCTTACAGTAGTTTTCGGCCTTGTATCGGGCGATGTAAAACAGATGGAATTTGTATATCAAAAGTATTAGGTGAATATGAAGGCAAAAAAATCAGTTTTATTAATAGTTTTGGCTTTTTTGAGCGTTCTTTCAGTGCTTGCTTTAATAAATTATTATTATGACCCCTTCGGAGTTTTTGATAAAAAAGATGGCTGGTACTCTTATAGGATGACCAGAAACCCAAGAACTGCTAAAATTTCATACTTGAATAGGCACAATAAGGATTACAATGCCTATGTCTTAGGTTCTTCTGGATCTAGTCCTCTAGTGAAGGAAAGTCTTGATAAGGCTAGCGGAAAGTCTTTTTACAATCTCTTCTACTATGGAGCTGATATGAAGGATGTCCTAGATACTTTTAACTATATAGTAAAAAACTATAAGGTTGACGAGGTACTACTGCCTATAACTTTTTCCTTTGCAGAAGAATATGACAAGGGGGAAGATGACCTACACTATAAAATGAAGCCGGAGCTTTCAGGAAAATCATCTTGGCAATTTTATAAGGACTACATTTTTGCAGATCCTCTCTATGCAAACGACATGAGGAGATCTTATAAAAAGAAGACTTATCTACCCCAAGTCTATGATGTATTTTTGGAAGAATCTGGCAATTACGATAAGAGGTTAAGAGATATAGAGGGCATAGGTAGTCGGGAAGATTATTTGAAAAAATATCCAGACTTTCAATGGAAAAAGCCTGCTCTCAAGCTCAAGTACATGAAGGAATTTTTTAGGGATTTAAAAAAAGTTGTGGACACTTGTGAAGAGAAAAATATAACCTATAAAATTTTTATGTATCCCTTATATAAGACGTCTTATGAGTCCTATGACCCAAAAGAATTGGAAGAGTTTTTTAGAGAACTAACTAAAATATCCGATTTTTATGACTTCACTTACTCATCAATTTCAGAAGATCCTAGATTTTTCTATGATACTGCCCATTACAGAAACGATGTGGGCGATATGATGATTAGAAAAATTTATGGTGGAGATGGCTATATTGCCAAAGATTTTGGGAAATTAGTAAAAAAGAATCAGGTCTACAAGATTGAAAGACCCAAAATAGAAAGTGAAGACCAAAAAATTAAAGTTTTCATGTTGCATCACATAGACAAGGATGCTATAAACGCAGCAACCATAACTAGAGGAAAGCTGGAAGAATTATTAAAACTTATAAGGGATAAGGATTACCACTGTTTGAGTTTAGGAGAAATCAGATCTTATGTGGAAGATGGCGTTGACATACCACAAAAATCTGTCCTCTTGACTTTTGACGATGGCTACTTGTCAAATTACAAGATAGTCTATCCCCTGCTTAAAAAATATGGATTAAGAGCTGTATTTTGTCCAATAGGCTCTTCCATAGGCAAGGACACCTACAAGGATACGGGAGAAAAAATAATCCCCCACTACAGTTTAGATGAGATAAAGGAAATGGCTAAGTCAGGCATCATAGAGTTTGCCAGCCATGGCTATGACATTCATCAGTCTGAAAAGTTTGAAAAGGGGCAATGCAGGCCTTCGATTTTGAAGTTGGATTCAGAGACTGAAGATCAATATATAGCTTATATAAAAAAAGACTTTGAAGAATTTAAAAAGCTTGAGGATGTTTTGGGTTATAAGATAAGGGCTATGGCATATCCTTTAGGTGAGCATGATGGGCTTTCGGATGTGCTTGTAAGAGAAGCCGGCATAGACCAAACATTTACAACTGTGGAGGGCGATAGTGTCATCATAAAGGGACTTAGACAGTCTATGTTTGCTCTTAATAGAATAAATATTTACGAAGATTTGGATTTGAGTGTCTTATTAAAATAAAATGGTATATACTAATATAGTAGGATTGTGGGGTCACTAGGTGGCCCCTTATTGATTGTGGGGTGATGAAATGGAATTTAAAATACATTCAAAATTTAAACCCATGGGCGACCAGGTAGCAGCGATTGAATCTCTAGTCGATGGTGTGAAGAAAAACTTGAAGCATCAAACTCTTGTCGGTGTTACAGGCTCGGGCAAGACTTTTACAATGGCAAATATAATAGAGAGGGTACAAAAGCCGACTCTAGTAATAGCACATAATAAGACTCTAGCCTATCAACTAGTTGGTGAGTTCAAAGAGTTTTTTCCAGAAAATGCTGTGGAGTATTTTGTTTCTTATTATGACTATTATCAACCAGAAGCTTATGTACCTCAAACAGATACTTTTATTGCCAAGGATTCTTCTATAAATGATGAGATAGACGAACTCAGACACTCTGCAACCATGGCCTTGTTTGAAAGAAAAGATGTGATAATTGTCGCATCTGTATCTTGTATTTATGGTCTAGGAGACCCCATAGATTATAAAAAGTTAACCGTTTCTCTAAGACCAGGTATGCAGAGGTCTAGAGATGATATAATGCGACATTTGGTCGATATTCAATATGTCAGAAATGATATAAACTTTGTGAGGGGGACTTTTAGAGTAAGGGGCGATGTGCTTGAAATTTTCCCTGCAGCATCGTCTGAAAACTCAATAAGAGTTGAATTTTTTGGAGACGAAATAGATCGGATAGCAGAGATGAATGCCCTCACAGGAGAAGTGCTTTCGTATAAAAATTTTGTGAGTATATGGCCAGCATCCCACTTTGCTACATCCAAGGACAAGGTGGATAAGGCTATTATAAGTATAAGAGAAGAGCTTGAAGAAAGACTAAAAGAGCTAAAGGACCAAGAAAAACTTCTGGAGGCCCAGAGGCTGGAACAGAGGACAGAGTACGATTTAGAAATGCTTTCTGAGATGGGATTTTGTTCTGGAATAGAAAATTATTCTCGCCACCTTTCTCAAAGACCTGCTGGCTCAAGGCCCTATACTCTCATAGATTATTTTCCTAAGGATTTTCTTACTATAATTGATGAATCACACGCCACAATTCCGCAAATAAGAGGAATGTTTAATGGCGATAGGTCAAGAAAGGAAACCTTGGTTAATTATGGATTTCGTTTGCCATCGGCTCTTGACAATAGGCCTCTTAGATTCAATGAATTTGAGTCCATGATGAATCAATCAATCTATGTTTCTGCCACACCAGGGCCATATGAAAAAGAACACGAAGAAAATAGAACTGAGCAGGTTATAAGACCGACAGGACTTTTAGATCCTAAGATTTATGTGAGACCGAGCAAAAATCAAATTGACGATTTGATAAATGAGATAGAGAAGCAAAAGGAAAAAGGCTATAGGACTTTGGTTACAACTCTAACCAAAAAGATGGCCGAGGACTTGACAGATCATTTTAAAGAAATGGGAATAAAAGTCACCTATATGCATTCTGATGTAGATACAATTGAAAGAATGGAAATCATAAGAGATCTAAGACTGGGAGTATATGATGTACTTGTAGGGATAAATCTTTTAAGAGAGGGTCTGGACTTGCCGGAGGTTTCTTTGGTTGCTATTTTGGATGCGGACAAGGAAGGTTTTTTAAGAAGTGAAACATCCTTGATACAAACTGCTGGAAGGGCAGCTAGAAATGTGGATTCT
Encoded proteins:
- a CDS encoding MBOAT family protein, which produces MNLQSPWLCGGLIIFTILYYSLFRNFQWLWTLVISYALYFYLEKFSIIYILLTSISIYFLSLKIENLIDELGKKKGKATSKKYLIFGLLLNFGILFGLKYLGLINLLSDFKFDFKSIAAPLGISFYTFKAVAYLVDIYRSKYKAQRNFLKFASFIAYFPAFLQGPIDKYDELSKTLYNKKKFKYENLLRGLILIIFGLMKKTVVADRLVGPVDNLVKNYTSYQGAVLLFGMFVFGIQIYADFSGGIDMVRGFSKILGIELAENFNSPYLADSVAEYWRRWHMSLGAFMREYVFYPMSLSRSFTKINKKSRKLLGAKYGKIVTLLISTLVVYFLIGAWHGARAISLLFGIFYGVVISLSLILENFRKMMDKKIKIPENIKYAFKIIWVVFVTSIGRYFSKADTPAQLRDMLSYTVSNFFGKDFLAHFYQAMGMTKMGYLILIAAIIIMCFAAYYKEKEGNFFDKLERLSPLNFFILMTFVIGLTVVFGLVSGDVKQMEFVYQKY
- a CDS encoding polysaccharide deacetylase family protein, giving the protein MKAKKSVLLIVLAFLSVLSVLALINYYYDPFGVFDKKDGWYSYRMTRNPRTAKISYLNRHNKDYNAYVLGSSGSSPLVKESLDKASGKSFYNLFYYGADMKDVLDTFNYIVKNYKVDEVLLPITFSFAEEYDKGEDDLHYKMKPELSGKSSWQFYKDYIFADPLYANDMRRSYKKKTYLPQVYDVFLEESGNYDKRLRDIEGIGSREDYLKKYPDFQWKKPALKLKYMKEFFRDLKKVVDTCEEKNITYKIFMYPLYKTSYESYDPKELEEFFRELTKISDFYDFTYSSISEDPRFFYDTAHYRNDVGDMMIRKIYGGDGYIAKDFGKLVKKNQVYKIERPKIESEDQKIKVFMLHHIDKDAINAATITRGKLEELLKLIRDKDYHCLSLGEIRSYVEDGVDIPQKSVLLTFDDGYLSNYKIVYPLLKKYGLRAVFCPIGSSIGKDTYKDTGEKIIPHYSLDEIKEMAKSGIIEFASHGYDIHQSEKFEKGQCRPSILKLDSETEDQYIAYIKKDFEEFKKLEDVLGYKIRAMAYPLGEHDGLSDVLVREAGIDQTFTTVEGDSVIIKGLRQSMFALNRINIYEDLDLSVLLK
- the uvrB gene encoding excinuclease ABC subunit UvrB, coding for MEFKIHSKFKPMGDQVAAIESLVDGVKKNLKHQTLVGVTGSGKTFTMANIIERVQKPTLVIAHNKTLAYQLVGEFKEFFPENAVEYFVSYYDYYQPEAYVPQTDTFIAKDSSINDEIDELRHSATMALFERKDVIIVASVSCIYGLGDPIDYKKLTVSLRPGMQRSRDDIMRHLVDIQYVRNDINFVRGTFRVRGDVLEIFPAASSENSIRVEFFGDEIDRIAEMNALTGEVLSYKNFVSIWPASHFATSKDKVDKAIISIREELEERLKELKDQEKLLEAQRLEQRTEYDLEMLSEMGFCSGIENYSRHLSQRPAGSRPYTLIDYFPKDFLTIIDESHATIPQIRGMFNGDRSRKETLVNYGFRLPSALDNRPLRFNEFESMMNQSIYVSATPGPYEKEHEENRTEQVIRPTGLLDPKIYVRPSKNQIDDLINEIEKQKEKGYRTLVTTLTKKMAEDLTDHFKEMGIKVTYMHSDVDTIERMEIIRDLRLGVYDVLVGINLLREGLDLPEVSLVAILDADKEGFLRSETSLIQTAGRAARNVDSYVVMYADTITKSMQVTIDETNRRRKIQAAYNEKNAIVPKSVSKGIREIVSTHIAAEERVGYDEDDFDPEEIKAMIEGLRIEMLKSAELLDFERAAEIRDEIKNLKQMLER